The DNA region TGGATCTTGACCTTTTCGAGGTTGGCGAACAGGAACCACACCGCGAGGATCACGATGACGACGATCCCGATGTACCGCGTGGGGATCCCGCCGATCTCGCTGCGCTGGGGGCGGGACGAGCCGTCTGAAATCTTGGTCACCGGAGCAGTCTGCTGGCCGGGCTGACGATTTGCCCGGTTACGCGCCTATCCGGGCCATGGAGTAACCCGCACGGGGCAATCCGGCCCCGCACGGGTTTCGAACCCCCGTTACACTGCCGCCCCCGCCGAGCGGGTCGCTAGCGTTCGTCCCGCCAGGAGCGCCAGAGCGCCGCGTACGGGCCGCCGGCCGCGACCAGCTCCGGGTGGCTGCCGTACTCGCTGATCCGCCCGCCCTCGACCACCGCGATCACGTCCGCGTCGTGCGCGGTGTGCAGCCGGTGGGCGATGGCGATGACCGTCCGGCCCTCCAGCACCCGGGACAGCGAGCGCTCCAGGTGCCGGGCGGCCCGCGGGTCCAGCAGTGAGGTGGCCTCGTCCAGCACCAGGGTGTGCGGGTCGGCCAGCACCAGCCGGGCCAGGGCGAGTTGCTGGGCCTGCGGCGGGGTCAGCGAGGTGCCGCCGGAGCCGACCTCGGTGTCCAGCCCCTCCGGGAGGGCGTCAACCCAGGCCCCGGCGTCCACCGCTTCCAGCGCGGCCCGCAGTTCGGTGTCGTCCGCCTCGGGCGCGGCCAGCCGCAGGTTGTCCCGCAGGGTGCCGACGAACACGTGGTGCTCCTGGTTGACCAGGGCGACCTCCGACCGCACCCGCTCGGCCGGCATCCGGGACAGCGCCGCCCCGCCGAGGGTGACGCTGCCGCGGCCGGGCGCGTAGATCCCGGCCAGCAGCCGCCCGAGGGTGGACTTGCCCGCCCCGGACGGGCCGACCAGCGCGACCCGGCTGCCCGGGGCGACGTCCAGGCTGATCCCGTGCAGCACGTCCGCACCCTCGCGGTAGCCGAAGCGGACGTCCCGGGCCTCGACCCGGCGCCCCTCCGGACGGGCCGACTCGTCGCCCTCGTGCTCCGGCACCTCGTGCACGCCCACCAGTCGGGCCAACGAGGCCTGTCCGATCTGCAGCTCGTCGTACCAGCGCAGGATCAGGTCCACCGGGCCGATCAGCATCTGGGTGTACAGCACACCCGTGGTCAACTGGCCGACGGTGAGCCAGCCCTTGAGGGTGAACAGCCCGCCGACCAGCAGGGTGGCCAGCACCGCCGAGGAGTAGACCGCTTCGATGGTCGGGAACCAGACCGAGCGCAGCCACAGGGTGTAGCGCTCCCAGGCCAGCCACTCGCGCAGCTTGCGGTCCGTCAGCCGGACCCGCTGCTC from Kitasatospora cathayae includes:
- a CDS encoding LapA family protein, with translation MTKISDGSSRPQRSEIGGIPTRYIGIVVIVILAVWFLFANLEKVKIQFWVFTVTAPLWIALLATLVAGGVLGWLMKGRRAR
- a CDS encoding ABC transporter ATP-binding protein: MKPPVHQEQGPATTLPVGSPAAVRGYLGLLARRHRRGFAAVVSLHSVATLAGLVGPWVLGNLVESLATGTAEATIAVAVGWYLLALAVQSAFTGWSRMRGAGLGERVLADLREDFLVRSVALPTGVLERAGTGDLVSRGTTDIDRLDKSVREAVPELAVAVVSLLLVLGALLVTSPLLALTSLVGLPLLLASSRWYFRRAPQSYRNESAGYAAVSNVLAETVDAGRTIESLRLGEQRVRLTDRKLREWLAWERYTLWLRSVWFPTIEAVYSSAVLATLLVGGLFTLKGWLTVGQLTTGVLYTQMLIGPVDLILRWYDELQIGQASLARLVGVHEVPEHEGDESARPEGRRVEARDVRFGYREGADVLHGISLDVAPGSRVALVGPSGAGKSTLGRLLAGIYAPGRGSVTLGGAALSRMPAERVRSEVALVNQEHHVFVGTLRDNLRLAAPEADDTELRAALEAVDAGAWVDALPEGLDTEVGSGGTSLTPPQAQQLALARLVLADPHTLVLDEATSLLDPRAARHLERSLSRVLEGRTVIAIAHRLHTAHDADVIAVVEGGRISEYGSHPELVAAGGPYAALWRSWRDER